The genomic interval AAGAGTTTGCCAGCGATGAGAATATTCCTGAAGTGTTAATGTTGATGACCAAAGCGTATATCAAAAGTGGCTCTAAATCGGATACCAATTATTTTATTGATATTTTAATCAGCGAGCATCCCGATAGTCTTTTTACCAAACGTGCCATTTTGCTCTATGCCGATAATCTTTTCCTTAAAAAAGAGAAAGATAAGGCGATGAAACTCTACCTCGATGTTCTCTTTAGCGCGCAAGATTTGGACATAGCATCCGAAGCGGCGATTCGCTTGAGTGATCATCAGATGGATGCGGGTAAGATGAAAGAGGCTAAAGAGTATCTGCTAAAAGTGCTCAATGTCAATGCGCAGTATCTTCTTAAAGACAAAGAGGCCAGTTATAAGTTAGCACGAAGACTTTTTGAACATCGGCTGTATGACTTAGCGGCGAAGATTACCGATTTGCTCTTAGATAACGCATCGAAGCGAGAGGATAATCGAGAGCTCTTACTTAAAGAGAGTGGAGATTGGCATGCCAAAGCCAATGAGGTGGAAGCGGCACATGCACGCTATCAAGAGTATTTAAATGATTAGACATCTTGCAAAACTCATTTGTATTCCACAGCAAAACCACGGTCAAAGTTGATTAATCCACATATCAAATTAAAGCGTAGATTGAATCGTTTTCTTCTGTTTCTGTATTTTTGGGTGAGTATCTGAAATGTTTTGATTTTAGCATTCACATGTTCAACACATATTCTAGCACTTGCTTTTTGTCTGTTTTCCTCTTTTTGCTCCTCACTCAAAGGATGAAGTTTGGAGGCTTTATGGGGAATTTGACAATGGCTATGTTCTTTGGCAATACCCAGATATCCCAAATCAACATAAACACAGGTCTTGGGCATCAAGGGGAGATTAGATTCTTGAAACAGTCTAAAATCATGTGTCGTACCTTTAGCGGTATGCACACACATAATCCTCTCCTCTTTATCAATCACAATCTGTCCTTTAAGGGTATGACGCTTTTGCTTACCTGAGTAGTACTCTCTTTGCTTTTTTTGGGTCTTTGACAAGGCGTTTCTGTCGCATCAATGACAACAAAAGAGAGGGCAACATCACTTTTATAGAGTTCTCTCTTGCTTGGCAATGAAAATCTACCAGACTTAATCAACACTTCTTCTACTTCACATACAATCCTTGAAGCCGTTGATTCACTCACACCATAATCAAATCCAATATGTTCAAGGGTGCGATACTCACGATAATAGCCAAGCATCAAAAGTACTTTATTTTCTGGTGAAAGAGATCTCCTCCCTCCTACACCTAATCCTTTTTTACGATTCTCATCGTATTGCCTAAACACCTCTATCATTGCGTTAAATGTCTCTTCATTAACGCCAATATGGCGCTTAAAATCTTTGGGTTTATGCTTTTGCATTTGTTCATATTTTTTCATGCCTCTTGCCAAGCATTTTTAGTGCCTTTTATTTGAGTTTTGCAAGATGTCTATTATAAAAACAGTGGTGATTATGTTCAAGAAGTAACGGAGAGTTTGGATGAGCTCTTTTTTAAACGGAACGAAAACAATGAGACAAAACTTGCCAATTACTATGATAAATTGATCGAAAAATACAACAATGAAATTGGGCAAAAAGCGCTGTTTGAAAAAGCAAAATTATTGCTCAAACAAGAGCGATTTGAAGAGGTTTTAAACCTTCAAAAAGAGCTTGAGCGCGTACCGGACCGCTTTGAAATTAAGCCTGAAGAGTTGGTCTATGAAGCGGCAAAAGCTTTGGCATTGCAACAACTTCAGAAAGATGAATGCCATACTGTGGTCAATCTCATTGAAACCTATAAACTTCAAATTACTGAGCCTGAATACGAAGAGAAACTTTTTCAATGTTTTATGCGTGTATCGCGCTTTGATCGAGCTAGGGAGATTTCAACAGCACATCTTAAAGACAGCACTCTTTCAAACAGGTACTACTGGGCTCAAAAAGAGGTTCAAGCACTCTTTAAAATGGGCAAATACCCAGAAGCACTTGCGTTTAAAGAAGATCTGAAAACCCTCTCTTTTTCACTCAGAGAAACCATTGGACTAGAGACGATTCGCGATCTTTTCTTCTCGTTGGTCAAACTCAAAAACCTTGAAGGTGCCGCTTCGTTGGCGGAGGGTATTAAAATTCTCTATCCTAATGAAGCGAGCAATTTGGATATCTATTATGAGATTGTGAAAATGGCGAGTGATGCTAAAAACGATCTTCTGCTCGTAACATACGCAGAGGCAAGCCTTGAGATGCAAAAGAAGTTTAACTCCACAGCCCTTAGCCCCACACTGGAGTTTAGTTATGTGGATGCGCTAAAGCGTTTGGGTCGAGATGAAGAGGCTTTACGTATCGCAGAGTCGCTTCTACCTCAAAATTTAACACCTAAAGATAGAATACGACTCTTCTATCAAGCAGGAGAGCTCAGTTTAAAATTGCAAGATACGGCTAAAGCCAAATCGTATTTTACACAGTGCGTCGCCATTAACGATAACAGCTCATGGAAAAATATCTGCCAACAAAATCTTGATTTAATGCCTTAAAACGTATTTTGTAAGAAGTAAAAAGCACCAAAGGTGCGTGGGCTTACTGCCGAAGTAAACCCAGTGTTAACGTAGTTTTTTCACAGAAACTTCGTTTTGAGCTTTGCTTTAAAAACGTGTTCAGAGTTCTGTAAGAACTCTATTAAAACAATATAGACTTGATCTCGCAAAAAGCGTCCATGGAGTAGCGTCCACCCATTCTGCCTAGACCTGATTGTTTCATGCCACCAAAGGGAGGGTTTTTTGCCTTTGATGCAGCAGTATTGATCAGAACTCTTCCACTTCGTATCTGTTTAGCAAATTCATACGCCTTCGTTTCATCGCTTGAAAAGACATATGCAGAGAGCCCAAAAAGAGTGTCGTTTGCCATGCTGAGCGCTTCTTGCTCACTCTCGTAAGGTAGAACGCATAAAACGGGGCCAAAGATCTCTTCTTGCACGATTTTTAATGTTTGATCGTGACAGATAAAAACGGTTGGTTTGACAAAATAGCCTTTCTCAAATTCTTGAACCCTTCCAAGTCCACCGCACAAAAGCTGCGCCCCTTCTTCAATACCACTTTTGATGTAGGCTTGTACCGTATTAAACTGGGTTTGGTTGATCATTGGACCAATCTTTGTCTCTTCGTTTTTTGGATCGCCGATTGTGAGTTTTTGGATCGTTTCGAGGAGTAGCCGTTTGACTTCGTTCAATTTTGCTTTGGGGACTAAAAGTCTACTGCCTGCATGGCACGCTTGCCCGCTATTGCTATAGGCACTGCTTAAGACATGAGGAATCACTTTGGCTAAATTCGCATCTTCTAAAAGAATCGTAGGGGATTTTCCACCGAGTTCGAGGGTCATACGTTTAATGGTTTTAGAGCAGTTTTCAAAAATTTTTTTGCCTGTTTTGGTACTTCCAATAAACGAAATAGCATTGACAAGCGGATGTTTTGTTAAAATTTCACCGACACTCTCACCGGTGCCATGAACGACATTGACAACACCTTTGGGAACATTGGCTCTGTGCAAACACTCTAAAAACGCTTGGGTTTCAAGGGCATTAAATTCACTGGGTTTAATCACCAGTGTACATCCAAGTGCGATGGCAGGAGCGATATTACTACATAAATGCGCTAGATTGGCATTCCACGGAATGATCACGCCAATGACGCCCACGCCCTCTTTGATTGTTATGGAGTAGTCATCTTTTTTGATAAAATCGTAGCTTTTAAGCTCTTCTTTGATCGCTAAAAAGAGGTTGATAGCATTTTTGGTTCGTCTGCGTGTCGTGGTAATCGTCGCGCCAAATTCTAAAACGGCTAAGTCAATCAGTCTCTCTTCGTGCTTGATCAGTTCATCATGAATATGCTGTAAAATCTCCATTCGTTCCTGAATCGACGTTTTTGAAAAGGATTCAAACGTCGTCGCTGCGCAATGAATGGCTTCGTCCATTTCAGAAGGCATGCTCAAATAAATTTGAGCGATTTCCTCTTCGGTTGTAGGATTTTTCAGCGTTAAGCTTTTGCTCGAATCAATTTTTTTAAATTCGCCGTTGATGTAGTTTTGGTCGATTATTTTCATTTAATGAGATTACCTTTATCGTTGTTAAGATTTAAAATGCGTTTCAATGGCGCCAAAAAGATCATTCACATCGCCTTTGGGATGCGGCGGAAATTGCGAAGCATTGAAGGTGCGTTGGCGTTTGGCTAAATGAATTGTATTAAAGCTAATGCGCTCGCTAAGAGCATTAAACGTCAATTTCCCATCGAAATAATCCAACACCTCTTTGATGCCAATCGCTTTCATACATTGGGGCGCTCTGCTGTACCGTTTTTCCAACCCAAAGACTTCATCCACCAAACCTTGTGTGAGCATGTTCTGCGTGCGCAGTGCAATTCTTTGCGCAAGAATTTCTCGTGGCGTATCAATTTCAAACAGGGCAACCTCTTTAATGAGAGGCGCTTGCTTGGCATGCAAAAGATAGGCTGAGGGAATTTCACCTGTTGTCAAAAAGATCTCCAACCATTTCTCGATGCGGTAACGATCACTGGAAGCAATTTTACTCGCAAATGCCTCATCATGCGC from Sulfurospirillum multivorans DSM 12446 carries:
- a CDS encoding transposase family protein; this translates as MSKTQKKQREYYSGKQKRHTLKGQIVIDKEERIMCVHTAKGTTHDFRLFQESNLPLMPKTCVYVDLGYLGIAKEHSHCQIPHKASKLHPLSEEQKEENRQKASARICVEHVNAKIKTFQILTQKYRNRRKRFNLRFNLICGLINFDRGFAVEYK
- a CDS encoding transposase family protein gives rise to the protein MKKYEQMQKHKPKDFKRHIGVNEETFNAMIEVFRQYDENRKKGLGVGGRRSLSPENKVLLMLGYYREYRTLEHIGFDYGVSESTASRIVCEVEEVLIKSGRFSLPSKRELYKSDVALSFVVIDATETPCQRPKKSKESTTQVSKSVIPLKDRL
- the miaA gene encoding tRNA (adenosine(37)-N6)-dimethylallyltransferase MiaA → MKTIAILGPTASGKTALSIELALKYNAHIVSLDSLSIYKEIDIASAKPTLEERQGIKHFGMDVLLPSEHFDVTMFFELFNEAKHEALREGKNLIIVGGTGFYLKAMMEGLSIKPEISLYVKEKIDHLLLNLETSYALINAHDEAFASKIASSDRYRIEKWLEIFLTTGEIPSAYLLHAKQAPLIKEVALFEIDTPREILAQRIALRTQNMLTQGLVDEVFGLEKRYSRAPQCMKAIGIKEVLDYFDGKLTFNALSERISFNTIHLAKRQRTFNASQFPPHPKGDVNDLFGAIETHFKS
- a CDS encoding aldehyde dehydrogenase family protein, coding for MKIIDQNYINGEFKKIDSSKSLTLKNPTTEEEIAQIYLSMPSEMDEAIHCAATTFESFSKTSIQERMEILQHIHDELIKHEERLIDLAVLEFGATITTTRRRTKNAINLFLAIKEELKSYDFIKKDDYSITIKEGVGVIGVIIPWNANLAHLCSNIAPAIALGCTLVIKPSEFNALETQAFLECLHRANVPKGVVNVVHGTGESVGEILTKHPLVNAISFIGSTKTGKKIFENCSKTIKRMTLELGGKSPTILLEDANLAKVIPHVLSSAYSNSGQACHAGSRLLVPKAKLNEVKRLLLETIQKLTIGDPKNEETKIGPMINQTQFNTVQAYIKSGIEEGAQLLCGGLGRVQEFEKGYFVKPTVFICHDQTLKIVQEEIFGPVLCVLPYESEQEALSMANDTLFGLSAYVFSSDETKAYEFAKQIRSGRVLINTAASKAKNPPFGGMKQSGLGRMGGRYSMDAFCEIKSILF